AATAATTCTTGGAGAGATCATCAAAGTGAAAATGAAGCAGCTGCTGACGATCCTCTGGATCCAACGTGGAAACAAATTGATTTAAATCCCAAGTATAAAGACATTCTGTCAGGCTACAAGAGTGATTATGAGTTCAAACCATACAAAAGTTGCAGTAGACTTATAGAGTCTGGCTACAAGAGCGATTATGGCTGTCGATCAGGTTATAAAAGCGATTGTTATCGGTCAGGTTATAAAAGCGATCATAAGTCTGGCTACAAGAGTGATAAGTCTGGTTATAAAACAGACTACAGTGTTAGAAGTATGCGAAGACGAATGAGAAAGCTTAAGAAAACTAGATCAGTGAGAAATAgatcttattataaaaatcaaaaacactTTGTTTCTGATCAAGAAGTTCTTCTTTTGTCGAATAAAACATTCAGTAGTCTCACTTTAGGACATAGTTCAAGTGATTCTGAATGTGAAACGTATTTACGAAAACCTAACGCTAGTCCAAAGTATGTGAGTGTTTGCACAAAATATCCATTACCATCAAAATATAACTACAGCTTTAGTAAGTCTAATCAAAAACATGTATTGAGATTAAATGCTTCTGATCCGTTTGCTCCTGGGCCAGTATTTAGTGGCTTACAGAGGCCTGTTACGacatataatatattcaaaGTAAGTCACAACAATAATAACACCCTATTGAAATCGCCTGCAAAAAATACTTGTGTAGGTAATTCTTTACCATCACTTAAACCCGTCTTTTCACATAAGTTCGGAGTTTCACCGATTTCGGCTACGACGAAACAATCAAATTCGAAAAAGGATAATTCTGAGAATCCGAGACAGTATCCAAGGACTCTTTCTCCTAAGAATCGTAAACAAGTAAAGAAGGATTCGCCGACGGGGAAGAAAGAAAATTCCTCTAAACCACTAGCCAGTATATTCGAAAAAGCTAAAAACTCATATATACCGAATAAATCTTTATTgagaaatgtatttttaaattttaagaagCCAAACATAAAGCCCACATATCATATTAAAAAGCATAGAAGAACAGTTGTCTTAGCACCAccgaaaattaacttaaaacctGCAGAAAGACCGTCTCGCGTCACAGTTAAAACGGAAAACAAACATCATAGGCATAGAAGTAAAAGACGACACCGATCAAGATCTGTTTCAAAATGTCGAGAATCATATACTACTCGAAATTCTGTCGATTCCGTCGATCAAAAATTCACACAAGATATGGATAGTCTTATATCAAACTTTATTAAACTGTGCCAAATTGCACCTAAGTTTATTGTGAACACGCAAACTATTCTTCAGAAAGCTGTAGAAAAAGAAAAGCCACCAGTCGAAGCACCTCCACCCGCTAAGGTAATTAAAAGAGCATcgaagaaaagaaaaacatcagATAATCAAGAGATTGCTACACTGACTTCTAAACGTAGACACAAGAAACAGTTAACCGAATCTCAAAACAAAGGTGGTAAAGATACTAATGAACACAAATTGCCATTGAAAAAACGACATTATCATATAAATTCGTCTACAAGCAATGCATTAAGTCTTAGTTTAGTCACAGCAGAATTTGATGACAATTCAAAAACTGTTAGCCCTGAAAAGTTTTTATGTACTGAAACAGATTGTATGGGGGAAATGCATAATAATAGCAGTAACGAttcttcaaaaccaaaaaattcgtcagaaaaaactaaaaaagattCAAAAAATGTTTGTACTGTTCAAGACACTAAAAACCTCAACAATGATTCGCCAAAATCAATTAAGGCTAACTCAAACACGGCCGAAACATCAACCGACAAAGACAATGAGGATAGTATAATCTCTCCGGTTTCGGAAAGTATGATTGACGACGATTTGTCTATAAAAAAGCCTACACCAGAACAATCAGAACTATCAAAGAAAATTTATGAAACATCAGAAAAGCTTAAAGCTGTTCATAAAATGGTTCATGATCTTGAAAAAAGTTTACCAAAATCTAAAGAATCCGAAACAAAAATAGAATTATCTAAGTCTGAAACTCAACGGATATCGTCACCAAGATCTGAAGTAAAATTGTCACCAGTTCGTAACCCAGCCCCAATAGCAACACCTAAAAAACGTCATAGGTTAGAAGTTGAAAAGGTTACATCTAGTCTAGATCAGGTAGTACAATCGTTGTCGAAAAAGTTGTCTGAAGATAAATCTGGTAGCAATAACGCTAAGGATATAAATCAAAATACAACAAAAGAAGAAGCTAAAGAAACTGATAAAACCTGTGTTGTTGTATCCACTGCTCAAACTAATGTTAGCAATACCAATATTGATCCTCTCAAAAGTATGTCTGCCCGATCTTTGTATAAAAGTTCTATTCCGCCTGCCCAAAAATCTGAAATTATGACTAGGAAAAAGAATAGACTTGAGGGTCTTACCAGCAATTTAGTATCTAAGATTAACCCAAGTGCGGCAACTAAAGTTCTTGATACACTTTTGAACAATAATATACGAAAATCTATTGAATCTCGAATTctggaaaaagaaaaaaataactctgaaaGTGTAAACAAATTATCTGACGAAAAGTCTAAAGCCAAAGAATCTCCACAAATGAACACCAGAGCAAGTGTTATTAAATCTCCTGTATCTAAAGGTAAAGTATTAGAAAGTAAAAAGACAAAAGTGTTGGAACTTGTTATAGAAAGATCAATAATTGTCAATGTTGATAAACCGACGGGCATTTTTGAGTCTTCCATTGACTTAGAAGATCAAATACCTAAGTCATCTATTTGCGTTGCTAATGGTATTAGCGACtgtattaaaactaaaaataaagttaaagggAACGATAGCTCGAATTCAACTTCCCTGTTAGCATCGATTGATACTGAATCTGATATTCCATTGGCATTGATTTCGGAAACTCCTGAACCTGTTATTAGGCCGAAAAGAGGAGAGTCTATAGCGTCAGTTTTATCTGATAAAATACAAGAGACAACAGGTGGTCATAATTTACGCCAAACAAAAAGAACTCTTGCTAATGAAGCCGAAGATTCGAATgataagaaaaagaagaaaatcacaaataatttaatacgcGAAAGTAAATTAGTTCTTCCTACGAAAGTAATGCTACCTAAACTTACAACAGAAAAATTACTTTCTTCCGATCCAAGTAAAAAGGCGGTTGTACCAGCTCGAACGAAAGATAACACAACAGATAACAAAACTACAGAATTGTCTAGAAAACGTACCAGAAGACGTAAAGCAATTAACAGAACAGGGTTTCCTagtattaagaaaaagaaaaagaaactgGAACCTAGCCTTAATCTTACCTCAGACAGCCATTTCACCTCTGAAGATACTGATCATTCTGCATTTGAAAGAGTGCCGAAAGACGGTGAAGCTATGAGTAGTTTCTTAGAACGGACCACAAATAGAAAACCAGAATTGAAAGTTGTATTGAATAAAGATGATGTACCGAAATTACCGAAACAAGGCAGATTAACTGTTGTAGCTCTAGAAAAACTACAAGGAAAAGAATTACCGACAAATTCAAAATCTACCATAATTGAAAAGAGTGTAAACGAGAAAAAAATTGGAGGGTCCTCTATATTAAGAGCTCCATCTTTACAACTAAAACAGAACAAAAACGATAAAGAAATTAAGAATCACATAAACAAATGGGAGGTTCTAAGCGAAACAGATAGCATCCCCTCTTTAACGAGTTCTCTAAGCAATGATCCTGAAGACAGTATTCCtctaagtttattaaatttgaaGGCTGATAAGCATACTCGATTGGATAACTTAGAAAGACTCAAACGTAAGACACGGGCCATGTCACCATCTCATGAAATAGAGGAAATATTCTCGAAGCGCAAAGTCGTTGAAAAAACTAAAGAGGGCTTGAGACCAAAGTCTAGTTTGGCTATCTTATATCCAAGCGACAGAAGATTTACAAGAAGTTCAGATAACACAGTTGATGATGTCAAAGTCAAAACTAAAAAGGTTGATAACAAGAAGCCAGTTCCAGAAACATCGGATAAATCTACCAAATCACAGTGTATTATGACGAGAAGAAAGTCTAGATCGTGTCAAGCTAAGAAAGTAAATGAGATCCATTCCAGTTCACGCGAAAGTTCATTAGACACAGTCATCAGTCGACGAATCACTTGTAAATCGCGCGAGCCGTCCATCGACCTGCAAGATCATGACGAAAACGATCCGTTGCCTCTCCATGAAAAGGAAATAGATTTCGAGAAAAGCATCGATGTTCTTTCAAAGAATATAATTTGCAAGAAACGTGTTGCGTCTTCTCGAGATGAAAGCCCAGTCAACGGCGTCGACGGTCGAGACAAGCCCGTCGTGTCCAAGAAGAATCCTCGTCTAAGAAAGAAGTTTTTGGTCGCTGGGTTGTTCTCAGACTATTACAAAGATGAGTAAGTATTCATTTCGTTGTTTTGTCTTAGaaagtttgttttattagtGCATAACCGAAATAATGTTTTTCAGTCCAAAACCTGAAGGGAAGGGCAAAAACCTGGTCACACAGACGGAGTTTCCTCCCGGTCTGCTTGGTCCGCCGCCGTACTGTGAGCGATGGGTTCGGAGGAGGTTGCAACACTTCTCACTGCCTTACGACATTTGGTGGGAGCAACACTACAACCAGCCTGTACCATCTTGGAATTACAAAAAGATACGCACGAGTAagttttataatgttaaatgaAAACGTTTATTACGATTGTTTACGTTGCCTAGAAGTCAATTGCAACCTTAAGTgtgatatataattataaaatagttaaaagttagtttattttggGCTATCTCTgggtcaaataaaaaataatctttgcATATAACATTTTCATTCCACTCATCCAGTTTATTTCATTCAACTTCCCTGTATGtttgcaaaattaattattatttaatatttatttagaagaTCTATGTGACGACTTTGTTGTTAAATGTTATGGGCGATGATTGTCACAAAACAGTTTACAACTTTTCCGGGATCATCGTATTCATTTGTTTGTGTTGATATTATCTTGAGGCCAAAGAAATACCAAATATGTCGACCATATTCCATTGCAATGAAAGACAGCGATATTTTTGATTCCGCGGTTTTGACTGGCAATTCTCAATCTCATCTCGACATAGGTCGTGATGATGTTATGTCACACTtatatgtaacattttttttttaattattttcccaGATGTGTATTACGACGTGAAGCCGTCAGCGGAGGAGTGCGAGAGCGTGGCGTGCAACTGCATGCCGTCGTCCAGTTGCAACGAGGACTGCATCAACCGCCTCGTGTACTCCGAGTGCTCGCCGCAGCTCTGTCCTTGCGGGTAAGTACTCACCTTCAGTATGGTTTGTTTACTTTTGGAGTTTGGTTAGGTGAGGTGTACAGACGAGCATTTGACAGTAACCAGCGCGTTGATATGTAAAACTGAGAGAACATTCTTTAACGAAATAACCTTCAATTTATATACACTAACCCGTTTTGTCTACAATTACACCCATTACCAAATGGACTCCAGTAAGTCCTAGACTGATAGTAGATTTATACTAAAAAtaaggctacttgcctcttttgtaaacagtgtttacactgaattatggaagtattataagctatatttcattttgtcccgtcaataaaccagtaaaaaattgaatatgaatgaaaaaataactacgtaaaatttttgccattagcaagtgacgtcattcatagagataacagcgtgattggcgtttgcagtaaagtgattatatcacgtcactgcaagcgccaatcacaaatcgacgccttgtagcgaatgacgttacagtttatgattggcgtttgcggtgacgtgataaaaatacagttttgttttataaaaatattacaattacgagattattttcacaaatgaaaatgtgattagagtttctatgcatctaaactgcctctatgcaaaaaatcttcttagttttgtacagcggGCGAATAGCCTATTCTTATGTCAATATTACTGGTCCTTTGGTGGGACTTGCAATAGCCAGTTGTTGTATGTGATATTTTTCTGTCTACTTAGGAGCCAAACTGAAATCTGAAGCGCACTCTTTCTTTTTGATTTCGATTGCGTTAGTGATATTTTTGACGGCTCATCTATTTGGCAATATGTACTTTTTCTTCACAAGATATCGTATGGCTTGCATCATATGCCTATTGAAcaattcgctgcccgcgagtattttatcgaaaagcccgtctgcgttgaagaagccgacagtcagggaatgcggttttaatctaccgctgtgagccatttaaaaaatctttatattcctctatcgcacggagcatgatactgtgctcgcctattgcccttagtggtagttatatttttttacatgtcacgtaacggatacgatgggcgaccggtcgtccatttaggagtcaaatggttaatAGTACAGGGTCTCCATTCCACCATCTTCcaaattccattccaaatatgcgccaaataaaaaaactaaaatgatgTATTTTGTCAACAGAGACAAATGCAAGAACCAACGCATCCAACGCCACGAGTGGGCGTCGGGTCTCGAGAAGTTCATGACCGAGAACAAGGGTTGGGGCGTTCGCACCAAAAACCAAATAAAGTCCGGCGACTTCATCCTCGAGTACGTCGGCGAGGTCGTCTCTGATAAGGAGTTTAAGGTGAgctttgatactgttactaacAAACAACGTATTCTTTTGATTAACCTTACATGACTTACTTTAACGAAACGAAATGACTTGCTAAaacgaaaatttgaaaaaaatccaacattacaaatgctaaaataaatattattataaaaacaaaaacttgactgcataagcgtaatgaacttaaagagaaaaacaagtacctaaaaaaatttatactaatattataaagctaaagagtttgtttgtttgtttgtttgattgaacgcgctaatctcaggaactactgttccgatttgaaaaattctttcagtgttagatagcccatttatcgatgaaggctataggctatattttatccccgtattcctacgggaacaggaaccacgcggatgaaaccgcgcggcgtctactagtatctACATGAAATTCTAACTAAAGAAAGAAGAACACTGTATTGGCAGATCACTGTTTGCCTTTATATAAGAAAGTTGTTTGTCGCCGCCTGCAGCGTCATAAAGTATTTAGTTACAATAATTTCCACTCAAATAAAATCATTGCTTGGTCATAAACTTTAGAAACATGGGTTCTAAATGATTTTCGCATCTGCGAGAAAATTtaaactatgaaatattgaatctTTATGTGCttcgttattaaaataaaacaatatattgttagcctaatttaaatatatttcataatttgtcGTGTCGAGTTAAATTGAAGTGGCCATGTATACAAAGTTAGTGACGAGCATTACATTTGCATTAGATAAGATAACTTATCATAAACACCCATAAAACTGGTAATTCTTCCTAAATATGCTAAGTGATAAATGTTAATTGATGTTAACCTTAGAATTGTTTAACAAATTTGGTATAGTTGTTATATTTCAGGAAGACAGCTTGACTTTAAATGTAGTAGTGACGTATGAAAATATTTCCTAatgatgcttttccttcaccgtttgagacacctgatatttaatttcttaaaatgcatacaactgaaaagttggaggagcatattccacagaccggattcaaacctacacgcTCCGAAactggaggcagaggtcatatccactgggctatcacggctctttgttTCAATATGGCTTCGCAATACATTTAGCCAGTCATCAAGTATTAATTTTTTAGAAACAACTAGCGAAccaggtcaagcttcgctttaacttACGAGTATGTGCTACTCTTCCATattcccaccctacccctacctttccCCTACCTttcgcctaccctacccctaccctacccctcccgTAAAAAATACTCTCCAGAAAAACCATCGTCGTAtttcaaggaatattctaaaaaaaaattacctaaatcggtttagccgttatCAAGATTGGCGCTTAGGAACatatttcatacattcatttttataatgtagttATAGCAGGATTTTTTCTGTATTCTAGGAGCGTATGGCGACACGCTACGCGCGCGACACCCACCATTACTGTCTGCACCTGGATGGCGGGCTCGTCATAGACGGGCACCGCATGGGCGGCGACGGCCGGTTCGTCAACCACTCGTGTCGGCCCAACTGTGAGATGCAGAAGTGGACTGCCAATGGTAAATAGAATTTTCTATGGTTCCGTACTTTTAAAGGAAAAAATGTAATTAGTGTTGGATCAATTTGGTTTTCGTCTCTCTGACTGCCTATTTAGCATCTGAGAAATGAATAGAgacattaatatataaataaatgtatacattatattatgtacgtCTCTCGTCCTTTGTCTGTGTGAAAAAATCAGACTTCTAAAACTGGGTTTTAGTTTATAGAGAGAAGACGTTAATGTCATATTTTTGGCATTCACAAAGGGCTACTTTCTTCTTAATAAGAAaaggaagaaaaagaaaatttttacttttctaaCACAGTTTATCTGGATCTATGTTTTTTTGGAGAAGTTGTTCACTTGTTATTTGCAGTCTAAAAATAGCGAACTATATGTACGCATGATCAAAATTCCGACTATCTTCaataaaatggggatgatgactaggtttgaatatattgttttttttaatacattcgggtaaataaggtcaatgttaactaatttatacataaaaaagcagagattgtctggatatttgcaaaataaataagattataaaatttcaaaatttattaaaaatcttttatcgcaattagataaaaattcatacagttttacattaaatgtgtcatttttttattatgagaactataaacacaaacgcacaaataacaaagatattagtaactagctgacgccgcgcggttttacccgcgtagttcctgttcccgtaggaatgcggggataatatatagcctatagccttcttctataaatgggctatctaacactgaaagaattttttaaatcggaccagcagttcctgagattagcgcgttcatccgaacaaacaaacaaagtcttcaactttataatattagtatagattttgcttgaacacccatacaaatctaacgatcattatggcctacgacgtcattagttcgtgccgttttgtatgaggcgttttcCGCAgtagtgccgcaaatctgaccctttaaatccctgtagctccgtaagtaatgatcgcagataccctgttacttttttatatacattttaaaaaactgtcatcatccctactactctcgtcgtcgttatcaacccatatacggctcactgctgagctcgagtctcctctcagaatgagaggggtgaggccaatagtccaccacgctggcccaatgcggattgaccgacttcacacacgcagagattaagaaattctctggtatgcaggtttcctcacgatgttttccttcaccgattgagacacgtgatatttaatttcttaaaatgcacacaactg
This genomic interval from Bicyclus anynana chromosome 17, ilBicAnyn1.1, whole genome shotgun sequence contains the following:
- the LOC112052449 gene encoding uncharacterized protein LOC112052449 isoform X1 gives rise to the protein MGTEVPKTQDSSGDSDSNSESENSSSSDTSGSDWECSGSKQSARKPHFSVTSCDTGLKLKIAAIPRKVTPTKSTKPSVKKKISETTSKTAKDIKKKLSESSSSSDSCSKCSSDSSSEDDLPLKTVKKNLPVKCSPQKSALKSRNTIKSDSDEELCKAKENLKCKEKPCTSKTVAVKKTKCDESSNDSNGKRASTRQRSKFTSSVTEEGACGSTSSSTSSSSSSSSSSSSSSSDSDTADAAGGSAHPADDSSAALAAACQLQVIDDADLAELFPEQTSCAPAQQPNFPTFPVHNASPESDDKSIVDNGDGSSSEMELPPQLVSAAIQRATADSSGSENECSNSDTVHQNASHYASSLLQQFVAKTQLLSSTAPLSSINSAAASSLTSALNTNPLSGVGTINDCVLDQINNLADIPPIVPTFLNNTQHLSPQQTEELTQINKDLEEITSVSESVGLSITNPLSLEDCVDNNDFMNLDITSGGSELGSASDFLKSSPITVVNADAGTLSQLDSQKLDTISTNSVESQEDVKNVIVESRRKRGRPRKVRKMEEYETKSSESQKEAKSRGNVINDFHNNNDPPNVSPDSGILSNHNSPTHSPLRRHDLDESHSRHSRKSIQKENTTVDRQRARSKSKTRSRAHNRSDSSDCDFSKKRMENELKQIKTEAPSPVPLKQEQNKSEKSKKNDHKLDIAALDRMLYATDRVLYPPRKKVGRKPQSKAKSTKTTKTLRDKNQYDSADSDDDSLPSNNRSVLSGVYAKRKEVNSKLATLPKNNKNNKPINNSWRDHQSENEAAADDPLDPTWKQIDLNPKYKDILSGYKSDYEFKPYKSCSRLIESGYKSDYGCRSGYKSDCYRSGYKSDHKSGYKSDKSGYKTDYSVRSMRRRMRKLKKTRSVRNRSYYKNQKHFVSDQEVLLLSNKTFSSLTLGHSSSDSECETYLRKPNASPKYVSVCTKYPLPSKYNYSFSKSNQKHVLRLNASDPFAPGPVFSGLQRPVTTYNIFKVSHNNNNTLLKSPAKNTCVGNSLPSLKPVFSHKFGVSPISATTKQSNSKKDNSENPRQYPRTLSPKNRKQVKKDSPTGKKENSSKPLASIFEKAKNSYIPNKSLLRNVFLNFKKPNIKPTYHIKKHRRTVVLAPPKINLKPAERPSRVTVKTENKHHRHRSKRRHRSRSVSKCRESYTTRNSVDSVDQKFTQDMDSLISNFIKLCQIAPKFIVNTQTILQKAVEKEKPPVEAPPPAKVIKRASKKRKTSDNQEIATLTSKRRHKKQLTESQNKGGKDTNEHKLPLKKRHYHINSSTSNALSLSLVTAEFDDNSKTVSPEKFLCTETDCMGEMHNNSSNDSSKPKNSSEKTKKDSKNVCTVQDTKNLNNDSPKSIKANSNTAETSTDKDNEDSIISPVSESMIDDDLSIKKPTPEQSELSKKIYETSEKLKAVHKMVHDLEKSLPKSKESETKIELSKSETQRISSPRSEVKLSPVRNPAPIATPKKRHRLEVEKVTSSLDQVVQSLSKKLSEDKSGSNNAKDINQNTTKEEAKETDKTCVVVSTAQTNVSNTNIDPLKSMSARSLYKSSIPPAQKSEIMTRKKNRLEGLTSNLVSKINPSAATKVLDTLLNNNIRKSIESRILEKEKNNSESVNKLSDEKSKAKESPQMNTRASVIKSPVSKGKVLESKKTKVLELVIERSIIVNVDKPTGIFESSIDLEDQIPKSSICVANGISDCIKTKNKVKGNDSSNSTSLLASIDTESDIPLALISETPEPVIRPKRGESIASVLSDKIQETTGGHNLRQTKRTLANEAEDSNDKKKKKITNNLIRESKLVLPTKVMLPKLTTEKLLSSDPSKKAVVPARTKDNTTDNKTTELSRKRTRRRKAINRTGFPSIKKKKKKLEPSLNLTSDSHFTSEDTDHSAFERVPKDGEAMSSFLERTTNRKPELKVVLNKDDVPKLPKQGRLTVVALEKLQGKELPTNSKSTIIEKSVNEKKIGGSSILRAPSLQLKQNKNDKEIKNHINKWEVLSETDSIPSLTSSLSNDPEDSIPLSLLNLKADKHTRLDNLERLKRKTRAMSPSHEIEEIFSKRKVVEKTKEGLRPKSSLAILYPSDRRFTRSSDNTVDDVKVKTKKVDNKKPVPETSDKSTKSQCIMTRRKSRSCQAKKVNEIHSSSRESSLDTVISRRITCKSREPSIDLQDHDENDPLPLHEKEIDFEKSIDVLSKNIICKKRVASSRDESPVNGVDGRDKPVVSKKNPRLRKKFLVAGLFSDYYKDDPKPEGKGKNLVTQTEFPPGLLGPPPYCERWVRRRLQHFSLPYDIWWEQHYNQPVPSWNYKKIRTNVYYDVKPSAEECESVACNCMPSSSCNEDCINRLVYSECSPQLCPCGDKCKNQRIQRHEWASGLEKFMTENKGWGVRTKNQIKSGDFILEYVGEVVSDKEFKERMATRYARDTHHYCLHLDGGLVIDGHRMGGDGRFVNHSCRPNCEMQKWTANGTFRMALYALRDIEPDEELTYDYNFSLFNPAVGQPCKCDSEDCRGVIGGKSQRITKQPLKTQSRTPSNASNQSNSSNQPRVGRPRKAVKCNKKSEQQSVSACDIKNMTILKYQQHLNKLWQEPQVKPLTVKERAVVKERHCFLFRNLENVRRIRERLSLPMPPSPPAAPPPPPAPATPQPPIPNTPVVTNVNPLTLPDTMNPQVFLKRLATLRANKEENMKELIRIQADQNCDVKTRLGKVFKALYNAIVAVKDDEDKPVCSLLLKLKPSITKSDTAPDLNAIQSNIDAGRYETIAQFDSDVNGIFTSVIREHGKMTALGAAAVQLRKVYNATKSDFAEYLTKILGPSEALPTGFVQKSKSEEVILCICGLHVEEGLMVQCGRCGVWQHARCVRLAADSAHNDAAHHCHYCTTDQVDREIPLDEYTDEGHQFYLSLMRGDLQVRQGDTVYVLRDIPIDDKRPDVSQKNGDKSESPKTKRVDRKKLKIAKGSKTEDNVQNKEGEVRKHTYQTIGEVPVSELDIFRVERLWKHKDTHERYVYGHHYLRPHETFHEPTRKFFHNEVMRVPLYEAVPIELVMSQCWVMDLNTFCKGRPVGASEEHVYICELRVDRSARLFTRVSRPKYPLCTKPYAFDHFPSRLKLTRTYAPHEVSPEYLKGRAAKSATPAEKSKNVPETKKKPIVTPSASVAPKALSPAARREQQKDRVNNIARRLLSRGGQRGAVDASYLLAPRTSRVPRRPRTRPS